ttttaataacttgcttgcttGCCGTGCACAAACACagtaataagttcttgtgttaatcaaccagactccacttttggatcattaatcccttttgactgagcatacatggttttatgttggcttctggtacatccatacagttttacatCCATACAATACAGACAATTAAGAAGTtagtttttactgcatttatttaattcctgggttcCCATCTgtcacagggagtgatgttgcatccctttaatacactttacaattgaTTATTACGTTCTAAGAGAACAGATGAGCCAAAattattggggatcttttttaatgggccccgactcgttacaatttGGCCCtcctcaaagtcactcagatccttacacttgcccatttttcctgcttccaacacatcaacttcaagaagtgACTGTTCACTTGCTCTCACCCCTTTTACAAGTGCCATTGTAACGagacagtgttattcacttcgccTGTTATGGTTGATCGGTGTAATTGTCAGGACAGACGAAGCCTCGTCAAAGACCgaaaaattgtttttaacttgGAATTCTCACTGGATACATCAATGTGGACAAGAATAACCTTACTGTATTTTCCGTACTATAAGACACGCTTATTTGAGAAAATAAAATCTAGAAGTTGCGCCATTTCAGAAGTCACACTGAAGGAATAATGTGATGAACAACAAAAACCCAAAATTAGCTTAAAGATATTCAATCGGAGTCTTTGCAATATTTATTTCTTTTCGGTTTGCACTGTAACTCTGAGGCGAATGTAGCTAAACATGCAATGTTGATCAAGCTCACCCAAATATTTTTCAAAGATATCATCCTGAAACCTCATCCAGTTCTTCACAAAGACTTTCACGTAGTAGGTTATCGTACGACAACGAACAAAGCTTATTTACCTCTGCAAAGCAGGTAATGGGTTCAGGACTGTTTGTTTGTCTGACCGGAAGCAGGATTCCGCAAAATCTAGCAGGctgattttcatgaaacttggtggaaaggtgtagCACGGGCCAAGGAAGTATCCATTAAAATTTTGACCGGATCCAAATCATAGGGCAGATCCATGAATTGAGTTTCACTTCTGCCAACTTTGTGACATTCGGCATTTGGCCTTCGCAGAAGTCTTCGCTCTCGGAGTGACCTTCTTGACAGATAGGTCTCAATATTAACTTTCTTGTTCAAGTCTTGACTCTGAGCATGTCTTCGCTCCCTCAAGTACATTTATCTCACAGGTATTTAGATTTTACGTTATCAGACGTGGACAAATCCGTAGCCCAGACACTGAACCTATGGACGATTAGGTTCAACaaccagagaaagaaaaaaaaaaaccctctcaacATTCGAGGTTTTATTTGCCTGATAATAATTTCCTGATTTGTCCACCAATGATGAACCAGGTGGTTCAGTCCAATCAAGTTGAATATTCGGTTCAAAACCAAACAAAGCATTAGTAATTTGTGCTTGCCATGATGACGTGTGTAAATTCACTTCATTTATTGATTGGATTTTGTGGAGCATACGTTACCTGGTACAGATACAGATCACAGTACATTCTTGAGAAAAAAGAAGGTGTCTTATAGTCTGGAAAATAGATGGAGGGGGGGGACTGAACCTACAGTAAATAATTTTTAGAACAGGAAACGGTTTTGTACATACTGTAGCACCAAATTCTATTCACGTTTAAATATGACTGTAAATAATTCAACATAATAATCAAtggcatttaaaaaataattaaaaaagggTCCCACAGGGACTAAATAAAAATGTGAGGCAGGGTCAAACAAAGCCCCGCCCCTCAGGGCACAGCTAATACTACAATAAACATGATATAAATTTAAAATAAGACAATGTCGGTGACAAAGTTGAAAAATAATCGTAATAGCAAATACAAAAACACAGAGCACCATGAAATAGGATGACAACTAAaagtgactttaaaaaaaaataaatacgatTGACTACTCTGAGGGGGCGTAATTAGTTTTCTGCCATTACTATTAAACGCATACTGACTGGTTGACAGAATCTGTGATACAACAAGATTCGGAAGGAGATCTGCTgtgtttctgattttttttttttttcctccagaggCGATTATTGATATTCTTGATATTTTCCCTGGTCAGGTGATTCGTTGCTGTCAATTTTGCTTGTTTTATACAGGTAGAAAAGTGAGAAACACTCAAACCAATTTTGTTCATGGAAAATGGAAAAAtcaacaaattaaaaataatatatattcAAAAAAACAAGCACCATAAAAatgaaggaaaaaagaaaacCGAGCATAAGTGATTAGATTTTTTTTCattgcagaaaaaataaaaagtgcATACATGGCTTATTAAATAGCAATACATTAAATTAAAATGATGGTGTGCATGAATATGAGTAGGCTGTAACATCGGTAGGCACATAGATATTCAGTTCATATGATTTGCCATATGCTGCATTCAGGATACTTCCCTTGGGTTTCcacaatttattttttatttttcttcttttcattCTAGCTGAGGTGTTTCACTGAGGGCTGAGTAGCAATGGTTTCTGAGAGCATATGTATACATTTCAGGAGTTAAGTACCCATCTGAGATCAGTTCCTTTCTGATAATTTCATGTTGTATCCAACTTTGTTAGGACATACAGTATCAAATCTGATTCCAGATCAAGCACTTTCGATCGGAGAATATTTCATACATACATCCCCTGACACTTTTTTCCCGATGAAAACAGCTGCTTTGGCACTTTCTCCATAACATCTGGATGAGGGTTTCAGTTTAAGATGCCTGAAACAAAATCATTGGAGTCAGTATTCGGTTGGAAAAAGTTTTCCTGGCACAGCATgtacatttgtttaaaaaaaaaaaaaaaaattgcatactTCTATTACAGTCACTTCGATGGCTACACAGTTCACTAAAGCCCGATTACCCTGTAAATTATCAATGGCTCAGAGCCATATAGTATTCAAAGACTACATCTACGTATTTTTTAATGATCCGTTTCAAATTTTCAATAAATTATGCAGTGCGGGCAGCGCTAACATCTTAAATAAAATGGAGTTCGGGTCAAGTACTTCGGCTTACCGGTTATAACGGCGTTTCTTTCTTGTAGTTGAACCCAGGGTCTGATCCTTCAATCTGCAGTTTCAGAGCTTGTTTAAGGCTTAATTCAGATTCCCCTAGCGGGTAGTTGTCGAGAACTTCCTGATGTCCCCTGTTGTGCAGAGTTCTGGGTACTGAGACTCTCCctaaatagacttgatttccctGTAGGTGATAGTTAGGGTTGGTCATAATCCCATTTCTCTTTTTCTCAGCACAGCTCTGCTGTTGGATATAATATGGCTCCTGCGACTGGCCAGAGTCCAGAGTATTGGAGCCTCCCAGCACAATCTTGCAATGAGTATCCTTTCCTGCAAAGTTGGACACTTGCTTGTTGACAGCGACTCTTTTATCAAATTGGGTCATCTCGTATTCCAAAACCTGACCGTGTGGAAGGGCGCTGCTGTTTTTAGATTTCTTCTTGTCTCCAGAGCCTTCCTTTCTGGTGCAATAGTTGGTCCCATTCCCACCCTTTCCTCCTTTCGAGGATTTCAGACCTGGTTTCACTTGACTCCAGTCAAATTCACCAGTAGGAGATCCCGGCTGTGGGCCGACGGACTTTGTGGTCGAAGAAGGGGAAACTATAGACTGCCTGCTGCGACTTCGAGGCAGAGAGTGCTGCTGGATTTGCTCTGTGAAGCTAAGTCCGTGGAAACTATCTATGGGCACCGTCTGGGCTGTCGAGGTGGACGAAGTAGTCCTCAGCGACGAGTTCTTTGAGCTTTTCAGGGAATTGTTGGAGAGGGAGGACTTCTGTCTGTCCACTGTGGAGTCTGGAGATTCAGAAGGGGAGCTGAACGCATGAACGGGTCCATTAGATAACCCTCGACCCGATGGTTGAACATCTCCGGCTCCTGTACTGCCAGAACTACTGGATTTGATAGTAAGTGACTGCATCTTTCCTGTAACCGAGAGTGGGGTTTTCTGCTCCATAGTATGTATAGGTGAGGGATTGCAGCCATTCAGACTAGTGGCACCGTATTTTTCTAAAAGTTTGATGATCGTCGAGTGGCCTCCTTTGGCCGCCACCCTCATGGCCGTACGACCAAACTGGTCCGCGTGGTTCGGATCCGCGCCGTGCTCGAGAAGGATCTGTACTACGTCGATGTGACCTTCTTGAGCTGCAATGCCAAGCGCGGTGGCTCCCTGATTGCAAGTGTGATCGACGCGAGTGCCGTTGTCGATCAAAAATTGGACAACTTTTGTGTGACCTTGCCATGCAGCGGACTGAAGAGCGGATCGCTTTTCGTTGTCGCAAGAATTCACATCTGCATGGAAGCTGATCAGCAACCTGACCATTTCCACGTGTCCTTGCCAACAGGAAACATGAAGGGCTGTCCTGCCCTCGGTATCGCTCGCCTCTACGTTCGCTCCGTTTTCTAAAAAATACTCAGCCATTCCGAGCTGATTCTCCAGCGCCAGTATGTATAAGGTCGGGCGGCCGTCGGCGTCTTTGTAGTCTATGTCGGCTCCGTGACTGAGCAAAAGCTCGACGATATCTCTGTGCCCTTCCATAGCTGCGACCCTGAGGGAGTTTCTTCCGTCATACCCTCTCTGATCAATGCAGGACTTGTTCTCGAGAAGGATGTGCACACAGTCATAATGTCCCTCCTGAGCAGCCAGGATCAAGGGTATACGTCCATCGTTATCCACCTCCGAGCATCGAGCACCTTGTTCGATTAGGGCATCGCACACCTGCCTGTGCCCCTCAAACGCTGCCATGTGTAAAGGTGTCCAACCAGCATCATCTCTGTGATTTTCATCGAGGCCTCTGTCCAGCAGAGTTCGGACCACCTCCACGTTCCCTTGAGCAGACGCGATGCTGAGCACAGTCCTTCCTTCGCTATCGATACTGTCGACGGCCGCACCCCAAAAGAGCAACGTATTGACGACAGAAGCATGCCCCATGGATGCTGCAGCGAGCAAAGGTGTTCTTCCGTTATTGTCTGTATGGTCAACGTCTGCCCCTCCTTCTAGAAGCAAATCCACTACGTCCACATGCCCTTCGTAGGCAGCAACCAGAAGAGGAGTCATGCAGTCTTTATCACAGTGGTCCACTTCTGCACCACGGTCAATCAGAAGACTGACCACCGAAGCGTGGCCTTTGCTAGCAGGGACGCAGAGGGCCGCA
This genomic interval from Neoarius graeffei isolate fNeoGra1 chromosome 20, fNeoGra1.pri, whole genome shotgun sequence contains the following:
- the ankrd50 gene encoding ankyrin repeat domain-containing protein 50 isoform X2; amino-acid sequence: MKGGGTDSSSGPLNPRSIGELLSSHHELLPPWLLLICSARRQNKSITKLFTGFRKISLDDLRKAYIVKDVQQYILHRLDQEEALRQHLTKETAEMLNQLHIKSSGCFLYLERVLDGVVDNFIMLREIRDIPGTLNGLYLWLCQRLFVRKQFAKVQPILNVILAACRPLTVKELYHAVWTKNMTLTMEEFQKKMDILSKLLVDGLGGTKILFHYSFAEWLLDVKHCTQKYLCNAAEGHRMMAMSYTCRAKQLKPLEVQEFAFHLINSNLQIEPFHLALWMVWNGTPAKDSLSTSIPKEQEVLQLLVKAGAHISNEDNHASCIVQQALEREDSIRTLLDNGASVNQSDSSGRTLLANAAYSGNLDVVNLLISRGADMELEDNHGQTPLTLAARQGHTKVVNCLIGCDANINHTDHDGWTALRSAAWGGHSEVVSALLYAGAKVDCADADSRTALRAAAWGGHEDIVLNLLQHGAEVNKADNEGRTALIAAAYMGHREIVEHLLDHGAEVNHEDVDGRTALSVAALCVPASKGHASVVSLLIDRGAEVDHCDKDCMTPLLVAAYEGHVDVVDLLLEGGADVDHTDNNGRTPLLAAASMGHASVVNTLLFWGAAVDSIDSEGRTVLSIASAQGNVEVVRTLLDRGLDENHRDDAGWTPLHMAAFEGHRQVCDALIEQGARCSEVDNDGRIPLILAAQEGHYDCVHILLENKSCIDQRGYDGRNSLRVAAMEGHRDIVELLLSHGADIDYKDADGRPTLYILALENQLGMAEYFLENGANVEASDTEGRTALHVSCWQGHVEMVRLLISFHADVNSCDNEKRSALQSAAWQGHTKVVQFLIDNGTRVDHTCNQGATALGIAAQEGHIDVVQILLEHGADPNHADQFGRTAMRVAAKGGHSTIIKLLEKYGATSLNGCNPSPIHTMEQKTPLSVTGKMQSLTIKSSSSGSTGAGDVQPSGRGLSNGPVHAFSSPSESPDSTVDRQKSSLSNNSLKSSKNSSLRTTSSTSTAQTVPIDSFHGLSFTEQIQQHSLPRSRSRQSIVSPSSTTKSVGPQPGSPTGEFDWSQVKPGLKSSKGGKGGNGTNYCTRKEGSGDKKKSKNSSALPHGQVLEYEMTQFDKRVAVNKQVSNFAGKDTHCKIVLGGSNTLDSGQSQEPYYIQQQSCAEKKRNGIMTNPNYHLQGNQVYLGRVSVPRTLHNRGHQEVLDNYPLGESELSLKQALKLQIEGSDPGFNYKKETPL
- the ankrd50 gene encoding ankyrin repeat domain-containing protein 50 isoform X3, which gives rise to MLNQLHIKSSGCFLYLERVLDGVVDNFIMLREIRDIPGTLNGLYLWLCQRLFVRKQFAKVQPILNVILAACRPLTVKELYHAVWTKNMTLTMEEFQKKMDILSKLLVDGLGGTKILFHYSFAEWLLDVKHCTQKYLCNAAEGHRMMAMSYTCRAKQLKPLEVQEFAFHLINSNLQIEPFHLALWMVWNGTPAKDSLSTSIPKEQEVLQLLVKAGAHISNEDNHASCIVQQALEREDSIRTLLDNGASVNQSDSSGRTLLANAAYSGNLDVVNLLISRGADMELEDNHGQTPLTLAARQGHTKVVNCLIGCDANINHTDHDGWTALRSAAWGGHSEVVSALLYAGAKVDCADADSRTALRAAAWGGHEDIVLNLLQHGAEVNKADNEGRTALIAAAYMGHREIVEHLLDHGAEVNHEDVDGRTALSVAALCVPASKGHASVVSLLIDRGAEVDHCDKDCMTPLLVAAYEGHVDVVDLLLEGGADVDHTDNNGRTPLLAAASMGHASVVNTLLFWGAAVDSIDSEGRTVLSIASAQGNVEVVRTLLDRGLDENHRDDAGWTPLHMAAFEGHRQVCDALIEQGARCSEVDNDGRIPLILAAQEGHYDCVHILLENKSCIDQRGYDGRNSLRVAAMEGHRDIVELLLSHGADIDYKDADGRPTLYILALENQLGMAEYFLENGANVEASDTEGRTALHVSCWQGHVEMVRLLISFHADVNSCDNEKRSALQSAAWQGHTKVVQFLIDNGTRVDHTCNQGATALGIAAQEGHIDVVQILLEHGADPNHADQFGRTAMRVAAKGGHSTIIKLLEKYGATSLNGCNPSPIHTMEQKTPLSVTGKMQSLTIKSSSSGSTGAGDVQPSGRGLSNGPVHAFSSPSESPDSTVDRQKSSLSNNSLKSSKNSSLRTTSSTSTAQTVPIDSFHGLSFTEQIQQHSLPRSRSRQSIVSPSSTTKSVGPQPGSPTGEFDWSQVKPGLKSSKGGKGGNGTNYCTRKEGSGDKKKSKNSSALPHGQVLEYEMTQFDKRVAVNKQVSNFAGKDTHCKIVLGGSNTLDSGQSQEPYYIQQQSCAEKKRNGIMTNPNYHLQGNQVYLGRVSVPRTLHNRGHQEVLDNYPLGESELSLKQALKLQIEGSDPGFNYKKETPL
- the ankrd50 gene encoding ankyrin repeat domain-containing protein 50 isoform X1; this translates as MTMAQTSLLQGKRFYCREWVFHKIQHCLQEKTGTSCGLGREGPPVTGGGASSGAGKSGSWGVLLVGGPGSGKTALCTELLWPSSQHGNHRGLSQFCLAFHFCRADDSDTVCVSGFIRGLVTQMCRSGLVPQYEEKIRDPALQNALKPGECERNPSEVFKRCVLLPLLSCTPPPQALFLLVDSIDEGMKGGGTDSSSGPLNPRSIGELLSSHHELLPPWLLLICSARRQNKSITKLFTGFRKISLDDLRKAYIVKDVQQYILHRLDQEEALRQHLTKETAEMLNQLHIKSSGCFLYLERVLDGVVDNFIMLREIRDIPGTLNGLYLWLCQRLFVRKQFAKVQPILNVILAACRPLTVKELYHAVWTKNMTLTMEEFQKKMDILSKLLVDGLGGTKILFHYSFAEWLLDVKHCTQKYLCNAAEGHRMMAMSYTCRAKQLKPLEVQEFAFHLINSNLQIEPFHLALWMVWNGTPAKDSLSTSIPKEQEVLQLLVKAGAHISNEDNHASCIVQQALEREDSIRTLLDNGASVNQSDSSGRTLLANAAYSGNLDVVNLLISRGADMELEDNHGQTPLTLAARQGHTKVVNCLIGCDANINHTDHDGWTALRSAAWGGHSEVVSALLYAGAKVDCADADSRTALRAAAWGGHEDIVLNLLQHGAEVNKADNEGRTALIAAAYMGHREIVEHLLDHGAEVNHEDVDGRTALSVAALCVPASKGHASVVSLLIDRGAEVDHCDKDCMTPLLVAAYEGHVDVVDLLLEGGADVDHTDNNGRTPLLAAASMGHASVVNTLLFWGAAVDSIDSEGRTVLSIASAQGNVEVVRTLLDRGLDENHRDDAGWTPLHMAAFEGHRQVCDALIEQGARCSEVDNDGRIPLILAAQEGHYDCVHILLENKSCIDQRGYDGRNSLRVAAMEGHRDIVELLLSHGADIDYKDADGRPTLYILALENQLGMAEYFLENGANVEASDTEGRTALHVSCWQGHVEMVRLLISFHADVNSCDNEKRSALQSAAWQGHTKVVQFLIDNGTRVDHTCNQGATALGIAAQEGHIDVVQILLEHGADPNHADQFGRTAMRVAAKGGHSTIIKLLEKYGATSLNGCNPSPIHTMEQKTPLSVTGKMQSLTIKSSSSGSTGAGDVQPSGRGLSNGPVHAFSSPSESPDSTVDRQKSSLSNNSLKSSKNSSLRTTSSTSTAQTVPIDSFHGLSFTEQIQQHSLPRSRSRQSIVSPSSTTKSVGPQPGSPTGEFDWSQVKPGLKSSKGGKGGNGTNYCTRKEGSGDKKKSKNSSALPHGQVLEYEMTQFDKRVAVNKQVSNFAGKDTHCKIVLGGSNTLDSGQSQEPYYIQQQSCAEKKRNGIMTNPNYHLQGNQVYLGRVSVPRTLHNRGHQEVLDNYPLGESELSLKQALKLQIEGSDPGFNYKKETPL